Proteins encoded by one window of Lutibacter sp. A64:
- a CDS encoding calcium/sodium antiporter produces MNLLFIVVGLVILILGGNWLLKAAVGFSLRLEIPKIVIGMTVVSFATSAPELIVSVKSALDGYADLALGNVIGSNIANLGLVLAITILISTISVEKSFYKTDWPVMMLSSLLLYGFIAFDGVLVRYEGIILFLMLVVFLFYLLKFQKPAVIEDLPDDNEELPLYKDVLFLVIGGVALWGGSELLIDGAVGLATKFNVSERVIGVTIVSVGTSIPELAASVIAILKKEKAISLGNLIGSNVFNILAVLGITSIITPVTVKDQGLLTSDIYWMLGVSLLVLPLVFAPVKMKLSWKEGLILIALYGGFIYKMIA; encoded by the coding sequence ATGAATTTACTGTTTATTGTTGTTGGATTGGTGATATTAATATTGGGAGGAAATTGGTTGTTAAAAGCTGCAGTTGGGTTTTCTTTACGTTTAGAAATACCAAAGATTGTAATTGGTATGACGGTAGTTTCCTTTGCAACTTCTGCTCCAGAGTTAATTGTGAGTGTAAAATCGGCTTTAGATGGTTACGCAGATTTAGCACTTGGAAATGTTATTGGTTCTAATATTGCAAATTTAGGATTGGTTTTAGCAATCACTATTTTAATTTCAACAATTAGTGTTGAAAAAAGTTTTTATAAAACAGATTGGCCTGTAATGATGCTTTCTTCATTATTACTTTATGGCTTTATAGCTTTTGATGGTGTTTTGGTAAGATATGAAGGAATTATATTATTTTTAATGCTTGTAGTTTTTTTATTTTATTTATTAAAATTTCAAAAACCTGCTGTTATTGAAGATTTACCAGATGATAATGAGGAATTGCCGCTTTACAAAGATGTGTTATTTTTAGTAATTGGTGGTGTTGCACTTTGGGGAGGCTCAGAATTGTTAATTGATGGTGCTGTTGGTTTAGCAACTAAATTTAATGTTAGTGAGCGTGTTATTGGTGTTACAATTGTTTCGGTTGGTACAAGTATACCTGAATTAGCTGCTTCAGTTATTGCTATACTAAAAAAGGAAAAAGCAATTTCTTTAGGAAATTTAATTGGTTCTAATGTGTTTAATATTTTAGCTGTTTTAGGAATAACTTCTATAATTACTCCAGTTACCGTAAAAGATCAAGGTTTGTTAACTAGCGATATTTATTGGATGCTTGGTGTGTCACTTTTAGTACTTCCATTGGTTTTTGCACCTGTAAAAATGAAATTGAGTTGGAAAGAAGGTCTTATCTTAATTGCTTTATATGGCGGTTTTATTTATAAAATGATAGCTTAA
- a CDS encoding BlaI/MecI/CopY family transcriptional regulator, with product MEKLTNKEEEIMQVLWKLKKAFVKEVVAELPKPKPHYNTVSTVIRKMEDKGFIKHEAFGNTHRYYPIISKEDYRKGYFSNAIQNYFENSYKNVVSFFAKEEKISTDELREIIKLIENKK from the coding sequence ATGGAAAAACTCACCAATAAAGAAGAAGAAATAATGCAGGTTTTGTGGAAGTTAAAAAAAGCTTTTGTTAAAGAAGTTGTTGCCGAATTACCTAAACCTAAACCACATTACAACACCGTTTCTACAGTTATTAGAAAAATGGAGGATAAAGGTTTTATAAAACATGAAGCTTTTGGAAATACGCACCGCTACTATCCTATAATTTCAAAAGAAGACTACAGAAAAGGCTACTTTTCAAATGCTATTCAAAATTATTTTGAAAATTCTTATAAAAATGTGGTATCATTTTTTGCAAAAGAAGAAAAAATTAGCACGGATGAATTGCGAGAAATTATTAAACTAATTGAAAACAAAAAATAA